Within the Desulfonatronum thioautotrophicum genome, the region AGGTGTTGACTTTTTTACCGATATAGTCCGCATGAATGGGCAGCTCCCGGTGCCCACGATCCACGAGGACCAGGAGTTCCACCCGCTTCGGACGGCCATAGTCCAAAATCGCTTCCAGGGCCGCACGAATGGTCCGCCCGGTGAACAGCACGTCATCCACCAGCAGAATTTCCCTGTCGTCCACGTCAAATGGAATCCAGGTTTTGTGAATCTGCGGCTGGCTGTCCCTGTTCGTCCAGTCATCCCGGTACAGATTGATATCCAGGCTGCCCAGAGGAATTTCCCGCCCAAAGCGTTGCTCCAGGACCACCTTCAGCCGCTTGGCCAGTTCAACGCCGCGGCGCTGGATTCCGACCAGGGCCAGGGGAGCGTCCTCACCATACCGTTCAATGACTTCATAGGCCAAGCGCTCCATGGTCCGCCGGACTTCCTTGGCGTGAAGCAGGACCTTGCGTTCCGTCGAGGGCGTTTGCATGGCGTTTGTCATAGCGTATCTCCAGGATTGCCTATTCGGTCCTCCTGGGCGGGAGTCCGAACCAGATTCAGGTTGTCGTCCATCAAAACTCACACCATTCATAGCCGCAGGCCTCGGCCACGGCCTTGTAAACCACCTTGCCCCGAACCACATTCAGCCCCAGGGCCAAAGCCGGATTTTCCCGGCAGGCCACTGGCCAGCCCTTGTCCGCCAGTTCGATGGC harbors:
- the pyrR gene encoding bifunctional pyr operon transcriptional regulator/uracil phosphoribosyltransferase PyrR, which produces MQTPSTERKVLLHAKEVRRTMERLAYEVIERYGEDAPLALVGIQRRGVELAKRLKVVLEQRFGREIPLGSLDINLYRDDWTNRDSQPQIHKTWIPFDVDDREILLVDDVLFTGRTIRAALEAILDYGRPKRVELLVLVDRGHRELPIHADYIGKKVNTSLQEQVDVYVQEQDGEDVVFLSEQG